The genome window TACGGACGGGCAGCCGCTTTACTCCGCCAGGCGACCCAGCCGCTCTTCGCCGGTCTCGGCACCGACGTCGATGGGATGCGGGCGGTGCTCTCGCTCGCCGACCGCACGGGCGGCATCGTGGACCACATGCACGGCGCCGCGATGGCCGCCAACGTCGCCACGGTGCAGGGCCACGGCTGGATGACGACCACGCTCTCCGAGGTCAAGAACCGCGCCGATGTGCTCCTCTTCATCGGGACCGATGCCGTCCGGCACCATCCCCGGTTCTTCGAGCGGGTGGTGTGGAATCCTCAATCGCTCTTCGGACTCGCCAGCGAGGAACGCACGGTGATCTACTTGGGCCCCGATCTCGACACCCAACCCGGCGTGAGCCCCGGGGGCCGCAACCCGGAGCACATCCGCTGCGAGCGCGAGCGGCTCTGCGAGGTGGTGCTGGCGCTCAGGGCCCTCTTCGCCGGGGCGGCGCTCAAGGCCAAGACGGTCGCCGGAGTCAAGACCGCGGTGCTCGCCACGCTCGTCGAGCGGCTCAGGCGCGCACGTTACGGGGTGATCCTCTGGGCCGCCGGGGACCTCGATCCCCAGAGTGCCGATCTGACGATCGAGGCCATCGCGGACCTGGTCAATGATCTCAACGAGGTCACGCGCTGTGCGGGCATGCCGCTCGGCGGCAACGATGGCGGCATGACCGCGCAGAGCGTCACGAGCTGGCAGAGCGGCTTCCCGCCCCGCACCAGCTTCGCCCCCGGTTATCCGGTCCACGACCCGAGGCGCTATGCGACAAAGCGGCTCTTGGACGCAAAGGCCGTGGATTGCCTCTTCTGGATCTCCTCGCTCGG of Pseudomonadota bacterium contains these proteins:
- a CDS encoding formylmethanofuran dehydrogenase subunit B, with the translated sequence MAAPGDGPGTIGQTGVAGGRPAPRLSSVPCPFCSMLCDDLVLEGASGGGLRVVENGCTRAVAGFERPSPSVEPRIAGKPATREDAYGRAAALLRQATQPLFAGLGTDVDGMRAVLSLADRTGGIVDHMHGAAMAANVATVQGHGWMTTTLSEVKNRADVLLFIGTDAVRHHPRFFERVVWNPQSLFGLASEERTVIYLGPDLDTQPGVSPGGRNPEHIRCERERLCEVVLALRALFAGAALKAKTVAGVKTAVLATLVERLRRARYGVILWAAGDLDPQSADLTIEAIADLVNDLNEVTRCAGMPLGGNDGGMTAQSVTSWQSGFPPRTSFAPGYPVHDPRRYATKRLLDAKAVDCLFWISSLGPTPPPEAPAVPTVILGLEAPRPPRSPEVFLPVATPGVDHAGQLVRLDSVVSLPLRRLRDSGLPSVAEALAAIEQAL